Proteins from a genomic interval of Desulfovibrio aminophilus DSM 12254:
- the argC gene encoding N-acetyl-gamma-glutamyl-phosphate reductase — protein sequence MAEKIRVGLVGVTGYTGMELARILASHPSMELVRATSRSEAGQALESLYPFLRGTDLGDLIVTEPDPADLAGACELCFLAVPHKAAMETADALIRAGLKVVDLSADFRLRDKAVYEAWYKTGHTRAALLDEAVYGLVELYAEEVRRARLVANPGCYPTASILGLAPALSAGLVETGDIVIDAKSGASGAGRKAAVATLFCETHDSFRAYSLPTHRHTPEIEQEVSRLAGSDITVSFNTHILPIDRGILATIYTKLKPGADAERVRAAYEDFCRDKPWVRLFPAGTLPETRWVRGTMYCDLGLVVDPRTGRLIILSAIDNLCRGASGQAVANANLMLGLPVNAGLDMAPMMP from the coding sequence ATGGCCGAGAAGATCCGCGTGGGCCTGGTGGGCGTCACCGGCTACACGGGCATGGAACTGGCGCGCATCCTGGCCTCTCATCCTTCCATGGAACTGGTTCGAGCCACCTCGCGCTCCGAGGCCGGGCAGGCCTTGGAGTCCCTGTATCCCTTTCTGCGCGGCACGGACCTGGGCGACCTGATCGTCACCGAGCCGGACCCGGCGGATCTGGCCGGGGCCTGCGAACTCTGCTTTCTGGCCGTGCCGCACAAGGCGGCCATGGAGACGGCCGACGCCCTGATCCGCGCCGGTCTCAAGGTGGTGGATCTCTCGGCCGATTTCCGGCTGCGGGACAAGGCCGTGTACGAGGCCTGGTACAAGACCGGACATACCCGCGCGGCGCTTTTGGACGAGGCCGTCTACGGGCTGGTGGAACTCTATGCCGAGGAGGTGCGCCGCGCCCGCCTGGTGGCCAACCCGGGCTGCTACCCCACGGCCTCCATCCTGGGCTTGGCCCCGGCCCTGTCCGCCGGGCTGGTGGAGACGGGCGACATCGTCATCGACGCCAAGTCCGGAGCCTCGGGCGCGGGCCGCAAGGCCGCGGTCGCCACGCTTTTCTGCGAGACCCACGACAGCTTCCGGGCCTACAGCCTGCCCACGCATCGGCACACCCCGGAGATCGAACAAGAAGTTTCGCGGCTGGCCGGTTCGGACATCACCGTGTCCTTCAACACGCACATCCTGCCCATCGACCGGGGCATCCTGGCCACCATCTACACCAAGCTCAAGCCCGGCGCGGACGCGGAGCGGGTGCGCGCGGCCTACGAGGACTTCTGCCGCGACAAGCCCTGGGTGAGGCTCTTCCCGGCGGGCACGCTGCCGGAAACGCGCTGGGTGCGCGGCACCATGTACTGCGATCTGGGGCTGGTGGTGGATCCACGCACCGGGCGGCTCATCATCCTCTCGGCCATCGACAACCTCTGCCGGGGAGCCTCGGGACAAGCCGTGGCCAACGCCAACCTCATGCTCGGCCTGCCCGTGAACGCGGGTCTGGATATGGCCCCAATGATGCCGTGA
- a CDS encoding glycyl radical protein, producing MTFDMNKVATGPKEYKLNWETMNSRFKEQMEFLMNAPQVMDAERLQHLHDVYKEFAGEPVVYIRAKLLERVLLKKKIFLDGNPIVGTLTSARCGVLPYPEWNVQWIKDEMQMAKMASLGEMKIPQETEELLQQTYKEWKGRTCIDLNNKMFKDMFGFNPSAYHKGGMYYENVSVASGSGIADYPRALNEGMRAIIDDLKDRLRNCPTTLDDKERFDLYRAMIVVCEAVVAHSHRYAELVEKTAETETDPKTKAELLEIAEICRRVPEFPARNFREAVQSFWFMHLCIETEQMACATSPGRYGQYMYPFYKKDLDEGKLSREQVVALLKMQWIKHMELGEYQGGSYAKTLSGHTGQTITIGGVDKDGNDASTELEELLLETQIQVRGIQPTLTLLYHPKMSDAYMSKVVQCIRGGSGQPQILNNNVVIQRTLARFAQYEGGITLEDARNCGNYGCVSTGICGKGSFITQEDQPCLAKIIEMVMYNGTDPTTKKQLGIETGEFTEFKSFDEVYEAYKKQLKHLFGISRKHSDLSQMARLQVVPSVLRSVMYDGCIDKGKCEEAGGTRYPQVNPIMTAGVDAANSLLAIKHLVFDTKKITMAQLMEAIKANFEGFEDIRRMCYEAPKHGNDYPETEAFVQQYYRDVDEIHNSIGPDCFGYRTPLDAYSLSYHNYFGALMGALPTGRKAGVALTDGSVSAMPGTDHEGITALIKSGAQAIDTVRYGANHFNVKLVPAALEGPAGTRLLTSLIKTYCDFGGSHIQFNVVTSATLKKAQEVPQDYKNLVVRVAGFSAYFTRLDKGVQDEIVKRTEYAQAN from the coding sequence ATGACGTTCGACATGAACAAGGTGGCGACGGGACCAAAGGAATACAAGCTCAACTGGGAGACCATGAATTCGCGCTTCAAGGAACAGATGGAGTTCCTGATGAACGCGCCTCAGGTCATGGACGCCGAGCGCCTTCAGCACCTGCACGACGTATACAAGGAATTCGCGGGGGAGCCGGTCGTCTACATTCGCGCCAAGCTGCTTGAGCGCGTGCTCCTCAAGAAGAAGATCTTTCTCGACGGCAACCCCATCGTCGGCACCCTCACCAGCGCCCGCTGCGGCGTGCTCCCGTATCCCGAGTGGAACGTGCAGTGGATCAAGGACGAGATGCAGATGGCCAAGATGGCCTCTCTCGGCGAAATGAAGATCCCGCAGGAAACCGAGGAGCTTCTCCAGCAGACTTACAAGGAATGGAAGGGCCGCACCTGCATCGACTTGAACAACAAGATGTTCAAGGACATGTTCGGCTTCAACCCCTCCGCCTACCACAAGGGGGGCATGTACTACGAGAACGTCAGCGTCGCGAGCGGCTCCGGCATCGCCGACTACCCCAGGGCGCTGAATGAGGGAATGCGCGCAATCATCGACGACCTGAAGGATCGTCTGCGCAACTGCCCCACCACCCTCGACGACAAGGAGCGCTTCGATCTTTACCGCGCCATGATCGTGGTCTGCGAGGCCGTGGTCGCCCATTCCCACCGCTACGCCGAACTGGTGGAAAAGACCGCCGAGACGGAAACCGACCCGAAGACCAAGGCCGAGCTGCTCGAAATCGCGGAAATCTGCCGCCGCGTTCCCGAGTTCCCGGCGCGCAACTTCCGTGAGGCCGTCCAGTCCTTCTGGTTCATGCATCTGTGCATCGAGACCGAACAAATGGCCTGCGCCACCTCCCCGGGCCGCTACGGCCAGTATATGTATCCCTTCTACAAGAAGGACCTCGACGAAGGAAAGCTCAGCCGCGAACAGGTTGTCGCCCTCCTCAAGATGCAGTGGATCAAGCACATGGAGCTGGGTGAGTATCAGGGCGGCTCCTACGCCAAGACCCTCTCCGGCCACACCGGCCAGACCATCACGATCGGCGGCGTGGACAAGGACGGCAACGACGCCAGCACCGAGCTGGAGGAACTCCTGCTCGAAACACAGATCCAGGTGCGCGGCATCCAGCCCACGCTGACGCTGCTCTATCATCCCAAGATGTCGGATGCTTACATGAGCAAGGTCGTGCAATGCATCCGCGGCGGTTCGGGACAGCCCCAGATCCTCAACAACAACGTCGTGATCCAGCGCACCCTCGCCCGCTTCGCCCAGTATGAAGGCGGCATCACCCTGGAAGACGCCCGCAACTGCGGCAACTACGGCTGCGTGTCCACGGGCATCTGCGGCAAGGGCAGCTTCATCACCCAGGAAGACCAGCCGTGCCTCGCGAAGATCATCGAAATGGTGATGTACAACGGCACGGATCCGACCACCAAGAAGCAGCTCGGAATCGAAACCGGCGAATTCACCGAGTTCAAGAGCTTCGATGAGGTCTACGAGGCCTACAAGAAGCAGCTGAAGCACCTCTTCGGCATCTCCCGCAAGCACTCCGACCTGTCCCAGATGGCGCGCCTGCAGGTGGTGCCCAGCGTGCTCCGCTCGGTCATGTACGACGGCTGCATCGACAAGGGGAAGTGCGAAGAGGCGGGCGGCACCCGCTACCCGCAGGTCAACCCGATCATGACCGCCGGCGTCGACGCGGCCAACTCCCTGCTGGCCATCAAGCACCTCGTGTTCGACACCAAGAAGATCACGATGGCCCAGCTCATGGAGGCCATCAAGGCCAACTTCGAAGGTTTCGAGGACATCCGCAGGATGTGTTACGAGGCGCCCAAACACGGCAACGACTACCCCGAAACCGAAGCCTTCGTTCAGCAGTACTACCGCGACGTGGACGAGATCCACAACTCCATCGGTCCGGACTGCTTCGGCTACCGCACGCCGCTGGACGCCTACTCCCTCTCGTACCACAACTACTTCGGCGCGCTCATGGGCGCCCTGCCGACCGGACGCAAGGCGGGCGTCGCGCTCACCGACGGTTCCGTCTCCGCCATGCCCGGCACCGACCATGAGGGCATCACCGCCCTCATCAAGTCCGGCGCCCAGGCCATCGACACGGTTCGTTACGGCGCGAACCACTTCAACGTGAAGCTGGTGCCCGCGGCTCTCGAGGGCCCCGCCGGAACGCGCCTGCTGACTTCGCTCATCAAGACCTACTGCGACTTCGGCGGATCGCACATCCAGTTCAACGTCGTGACCTCCGCCACCCTGAAGAAGGCCCAGGAAGTCCCGCAGGACTACAAGAATCTCGTGGTCCGCGTGGCGGGCTTCAGCGCCTACTTCACCCGCCTCGACAAGGGCGTACAGGACGAAATCGTGAAGCGCACGGAATACGCGCAGGCCAACTGA
- a CDS encoding ErpA-related iron-sulfur cluster insertion protein (Members of this family, many of which are selenoproteins, show homology to the iron-sulfur cluster insertion ErpA that was described in Escherichia coli.) has protein sequence MFSVETTEEILKKLRNMLSDEEEDACVRLREYKAGCGCHSKIMLGLGLEEAVEGEDERIDVDGVPFIAEKDFLLKHGKSYMLTLDENKQTVLTALQPPA, from the coding sequence ATGTTCTCGGTCGAAACGACTGAAGAAATTCTCAAGAAACTCAGGAACATGCTGAGTGACGAGGAAGAAGACGCCTGCGTGCGCCTGCGTGAGTACAAGGCCGGCTGCGGCTGCCACAGCAAGATCATGCTTGGTCTGGGTCTTGAGGAAGCCGTGGAGGGCGAGGATGAACGGATCGACGTCGACGGCGTCCCGTTCATCGCGGAAAAGGACTTCCTGCTGAAGCACGGCAAGTCCTACATGCTGACCCTTGATGAGAACAAGCAGACTGTTCTGACCGCGCTGCAGCCACCCGCGTGA
- a CDS encoding DUF1844 domain-containing protein: MTDDTTCGCGESYMDGMPLPDITFSTFVLSLSSQALMHLGEEPDPDTGETQFRPHLAKQTIDILAMLQAKTEKGLDPDEKKLLCGLLYNLRMQYVNKVK; encoded by the coding sequence ATGACCGACGACACGACCTGCGGGTGCGGCGAGTCCTACATGGACGGCATGCCGCTGCCGGACATCACGTTCTCCACTTTTGTGCTTTCCCTGAGTTCCCAGGCCCTCATGCACCTGGGCGAGGAGCCCGACCCCGATACGGGCGAGACCCAATTCCGGCCGCATCTGGCCAAGCAGACCATCGACATCCTGGCCATGCTCCAGGCCAAGACCGAAAAGGGCCTGGACCCGGATGAGAAGAAGCTCCTCTGCGGGCTGCTTTACAACCTGCGCATGCAGTACGTGAACAAGGTGAAATAG
- a CDS encoding ErpA-related iron-sulfur cluster insertion protein (Members of this family, many of which are selenoproteins, show homology to the iron-sulfur cluster insertion ErpA that was described in Escherichia coli.) yields MFTLETTDEILEKLREMLADEDEGTCVRLREYKVGGGUHSKIVLGLGMEEADEDEDERIDVDGVPFIAEKDFLLKYGKSYTLTFDENKQTVLNATAAP; encoded by the coding sequence ATGTTCACACTGGAAACAACGGATGAAATCCTCGAAAAGCTCCGCGAGATGCTGGCGGACGAGGACGAAGGCACCTGTGTGCGCCTTCGCGAGTACAAGGTAGGCGGTGGGTGACACAGCAAGATCGTGCTCGGTCTGGGCATGGAAGAAGCCGATGAGGACGAGGATGAACGGATCGACGTCGACGGCGTCCCGTTCATCGCGGAAAAGGACTTTCTGCTGAAGTACGGCAAGTCCTACACGCTGACCTTTGATGAGAACAAGCAGACCGTTTTGAACGCTACCGCCGCGCCATAG
- a CDS encoding glycyl-radical enzyme activating protein: MQEGMVYNIQRMSVQDGPGLRTTVFLKGCPLHCIWCSNPESQKFAPQMMYFENLCTGCGACANACPNGAVVLLENGKFGRDPEKCTDCGVCTEVCPRQARVMSGKIMTVEEVMEVVRKDELFYLNSDGGVTFGGGEPTAGGDFFLALLQQAHDEAYHCTVDTCGCCPEDRFSETIRLADLLLFDCKHMDPERHKALTGQGNALILKNMRNALSSDTKVRIRMPLMPGLNDTEENLAAMADFFGEFHRHEIEIMPCHFFGRNKYLALNLSMPPLRQYTPEELRAVEERFGRYGLKPVIV, translated from the coding sequence ATGCAAGAGGGAATGGTATACAATATTCAACGGATGTCGGTGCAGGACGGCCCCGGCCTGCGGACGACTGTCTTTCTCAAGGGTTGCCCCCTGCACTGCATCTGGTGCAGCAATCCCGAGTCGCAGAAGTTCGCGCCGCAGATGATGTACTTCGAGAATCTCTGCACGGGCTGCGGCGCGTGCGCCAATGCCTGTCCCAACGGCGCGGTCGTGCTTCTTGAAAACGGCAAGTTCGGGCGCGATCCGGAAAAATGTACCGACTGCGGCGTCTGTACGGAAGTCTGCCCCCGCCAGGCCCGGGTCATGTCCGGCAAGATCATGACCGTGGAGGAAGTCATGGAGGTCGTCCGCAAGGATGAACTCTTCTACCTCAATTCCGACGGGGGCGTGACGTTCGGAGGCGGAGAACCGACGGCCGGCGGGGATTTTTTCCTCGCCCTGCTGCAACAGGCGCATGACGAGGCCTACCACTGCACTGTGGACACCTGCGGCTGCTGCCCGGAAGACCGCTTCAGCGAAACGATCAGGCTGGCCGATCTGCTGCTCTTCGACTGCAAGCACATGGACCCCGAACGTCACAAGGCCCTGACCGGACAGGGCAACGCGCTCATATTGAAGAACATGCGGAACGCCTTGAGCTCCGACACCAAGGTGCGCATCCGCATGCCCCTCATGCCGGGATTGAACGACACGGAGGAAAATCTCGCGGCGATGGCCGACTTCTTTGGCGAATTCCACCGTCACGAGATCGAGATCATGCCGTGCCATTTCTTCGGAAGAAACAAATACCTCGCGCTCAACCTGTCCATGCCGCCTCTGCGCCAGTATACCCCCGAGGAGCTCAGGGCGGTCGAGGAGCGCTTTGGAAGATATGGGCTCAAGCCCGTCATCGTTTAA
- a CDS encoding HypC/HybG/HupF family hydrogenase formation chaperone, with the protein MCLAVPAEIVEINDGVATCRVGEGQTTVQASLMLLESEPKLGEFLIIHAGFALRVLDRQEALENLKLLRDVIQAAKEAGVEQDML; encoded by the coding sequence ATGTGTTTGGCTGTTCCCGCTGAGATCGTGGAGATCAACGACGGCGTCGCCACCTGCCGCGTGGGCGAAGGGCAAACCACCGTGCAGGCCTCGCTCATGCTCCTGGAGTCCGAGCCCAAGCTCGGCGAGTTCCTCATCATCCACGCCGGATTCGCCCTGCGCGTCTTGGACCGCCAGGAGGCCCTGGAAAACCTCAAGCTTCTGCGCGACGTGATCCAGGCCGCCAAGGAAGCCGGAGTCGAGCAGGACATGCTCTAG
- a CDS encoding HyaD/HybD family hydrogenase maturation endopeptidase has protein sequence MSDSPKRILVLGVGNILYTDEGVGVRVVEHLQAGYSFSENVTLMDGGTLGTRLMGPILEADFLIVVDAVLGGDPPGAIYRLTGEDLRKSLAFKDSMHQTDLVDTLIYCGLVGNRPDAVVVGIEPEDYQSMAVELSPTLAKRVPDMAQVVLREIEQAGGAYTPSAA, from the coding sequence ATGTCCGATTCCCCCAAACGCATCCTCGTGCTCGGAGTGGGCAACATCCTCTACACCGACGAAGGCGTCGGCGTACGTGTGGTCGAACACCTCCAGGCAGGCTATTCCTTCTCCGAAAACGTCACCCTCATGGACGGAGGCACCTTGGGCACCCGGCTCATGGGCCCCATCCTGGAGGCCGACTTCCTCATCGTCGTGGACGCGGTGCTCGGCGGCGATCCCCCGGGCGCGATCTACCGTCTCACTGGCGAGGATCTGCGCAAGTCGCTGGCCTTCAAGGATTCCATGCACCAGACCGACCTGGTGGACACGCTCATCTACTGCGGACTGGTGGGCAACCGCCCGGACGCCGTTGTCGTGGGCATCGAACCCGAGGACTACCAGTCCATGGCCGTGGAGCTGTCGCCCACCCTTGCCAAGCGCGTCCCGGACATGGCACAGGTGGTGCTTCGGGAGATCGAACAGGCCGGGGGAGCCTACACCCCGTCGGCCGCTTAG